One Methylomonas sp. LL1 DNA window includes the following coding sequences:
- a CDS encoding bacteriohemerythrin, translating into MALITWTAAQYGTNVGFADQEHQTLFGLLNKLYDDATGGAPRTTIGASLDALIAYVVDHFAHEEKEMVAKGFGGYDRHKAEHEALIGICADLQKKFHAGQAEVTDEVGQMVKSWLDSHIPTFDMAYSEALK; encoded by the coding sequence ATGGCGTTAATCACTTGGACTGCTGCGCAATATGGAACCAATGTAGGTTTTGCCGACCAGGAACATCAAACCCTGTTTGGCCTGTTAAACAAATTATATGACGATGCCACCGGCGGTGCGCCTCGTACTACCATTGGCGCATCGCTGGATGCATTGATCGCTTATGTGGTGGATCATTTTGCTCACGAAGAAAAGGAAATGGTCGCAAAAGGCTTTGGCGGTTATGATCGCCATAAAGCAGAGCATGAAGCGTTGATTGGTATCTGCGCTGATTTGCAAAAAAAGTTCCATGCGGGTCAAGCAGAAGTGACTGATGAAGTGGGTCAAATGGTGAAAAGTTGGCTGGATAGTCATATTCCAACCTTTGATATGGCATATTCCGAAGCATTGAAGTAA
- the coxB gene encoding cytochrome c oxidase subunit II, producing the protein MLILWICVFIGIGVFGTMFYSIYHHRKSKGHKAEQFHENTTVEIIWTIIPTLILVAMAIPATKAVIDLDKVQESEMSIKVTGKQWYWDYEYLDNGVHFESHLDEASEKVHRVSSMDPRSVPNYLLNVDKPLVVPVKKKIRFLFTSGDVIHSWWVPDLGWKKDANPGFVNEAWTYVDKPGTYRGQCTELCGRDHGFMPVVVIAMEQDQYDAWVKATLEKQNQPADLADQTYNSLMAKGESVYLKNCVACHQIDGNGISGWFPALRNSAKVTGNMDQLIGFIQAGTSKMPAFRKLPDNELAELITYIRNAPELGNKVGDEIQPNKITPKWDDDE; encoded by the coding sequence ATGCTCATTCTTTGGATTTGCGTGTTCATTGGTATTGGTGTATTCGGCACCATGTTTTATTCGATTTACCATCACCGTAAATCCAAAGGTCATAAAGCCGAGCAGTTTCACGAAAATACCACTGTCGAGATCATCTGGACTATCATTCCTACCTTGATTTTGGTGGCAATGGCAATTCCAGCGACTAAAGCCGTGATTGATCTGGACAAGGTGCAAGAGTCCGAAATGAGCATCAAGGTCACCGGTAAGCAATGGTACTGGGATTATGAGTACCTGGATAACGGTGTTCACTTTGAAAGCCATCTTGACGAAGCCAGCGAAAAAGTTCACCGGGTTAGCAGCATGGACCCGCGTTCGGTTCCCAATTATTTGTTGAATGTCGACAAGCCGTTGGTCGTTCCGGTCAAAAAGAAAATCCGCTTCCTGTTTACTTCCGGCGATGTAATCCATTCCTGGTGGGTGCCTGATCTGGGCTGGAAAAAAGACGCCAATCCTGGTTTCGTCAACGAAGCTTGGACTTATGTTGACAAGCCTGGTACTTATCGTGGCCAATGTACCGAGTTGTGCGGACGGGATCACGGCTTCATGCCGGTGGTGGTCATCGCGATGGAACAGGATCAATACGACGCCTGGGTCAAAGCAACTCTCGAAAAACAAAATCAGCCAGCTGATTTGGCTGACCAGACTTACAATTCTTTAATGGCCAAAGGTGAGTCGGTTTATTTGAAAAACTGCGTGGCTTGTCATCAAATTGACGGTAATGGCATTTCCGGTTGGTTCCCCGCTCTGAGAAATAGCGCCAAAGTGACCGGCAACATGGATCAATTGATTGGATTCATCCAGGCCGGAACCAGCAAAATGCCGGCTTTCCGTAAACTGCCTGACAATGAATTGGCGGAACTGATTACTTATATTAGAAACGCACCGGAATTAGGTAACAAAGTGGGTGATGAAATTCAGCCTAATAAAATCACGCCTAAATGGGACGACGATGAGTAA
- the bioC gene encoding malonyl-ACP O-methyltransferase BioC, whose protein sequence is MSSELNLDKAKVRRSFAAAADSYDGLADLQRRVGLELLRRFPLERRQGALVDLGCGTGFLTHQVASIIGGRQLIAVDIALPMLLASRRKYPDMPASYLCADAENLPFVKHGIAGIYSNLALQWARDLPAAFAGFKRVLQADSQLVFAIFGPETLRELKAAWAMVDDFVHVNTFHAADDLEHFLRAAGFSDIRLERRLYQPAYPSVRALMRELKGIGAHNVNRGRNPKLTTRAQLQKMVSQYQEQMTGRDIIASYEIIFVRARS, encoded by the coding sequence ATGAGCAGCGAATTGAATCTGGATAAAGCCAAGGTCAGGCGTTCGTTCGCCGCCGCGGCAGACAGTTACGACGGTTTGGCCGATCTGCAGCGACGGGTGGGGCTGGAATTGCTGCGCCGGTTTCCGTTGGAACGGCGGCAAGGGGCGTTGGTCGATTTAGGCTGTGGAACCGGGTTTTTGACGCATCAGGTGGCGTCCATTATCGGCGGTCGGCAATTGATTGCCGTGGATATTGCGTTGCCGATGTTGCTGGCCAGTCGCCGGAAATACCCGGATATGCCGGCTAGCTATCTGTGCGCCGATGCCGAAAACCTGCCGTTTGTTAAGCATGGCATCGCGGGCATTTATTCCAATCTGGCCTTGCAGTGGGCACGGGATTTGCCGGCCGCATTCGCTGGTTTTAAGCGGGTGTTACAAGCCGATAGCCAGCTGGTTTTTGCTATCTTCGGCCCCGAAACCTTGCGGGAATTGAAGGCGGCGTGGGCAATGGTCGATGATTTTGTCCATGTCAATACTTTCCATGCCGCCGATGACCTGGAGCATTTTCTGCGGGCGGCGGGGTTTAGCGATATTCGGTTGGAAAGGCGGCTTTATCAACCGGCTTATCCGAGCGTGCGGGCGCTGATGCGGGAATTGAAAGGCATAGGCGCGCACAACGTCAATCGCGGTAGAAATCCCAAGTTGACCACTAGAGCCCAGTTGCAAAAAATGGTCAGCCAGTATCAAGAACAAATGACGGGTCGAGACATCATCGCCAGTTACGAGATTATATTTGTGCGAGCTCGGAGCTGA
- the bioD gene encoding dethiobiotin synthase encodes MSEGFFITGTDTDVGKTWASLALMRALQKQGRTVTGMKPVAAGCEWQQDGWKNQDALLLQRHASLAMDYRTVNPYAFELPVSPHIACGDVEVEIEVILQAYRSLHAVSDSVLVEGAGGWLSPLSRQLDNAGLAMALRLPVVLVVGMRLGCINHARLTYQAIVASGLVCAGWVAVGIDRYLLELQANVVFLQGHIRAPLLGILPYLEQPDFDFLATRVSL; translated from the coding sequence ATGTCGGAAGGGTTTTTCATTACCGGCACCGATACCGATGTCGGCAAAACCTGGGCCAGTCTGGCGTTGATGCGCGCATTGCAGAAACAAGGCCGGACGGTAACCGGCATGAAACCGGTGGCCGCGGGTTGTGAATGGCAACAGGATGGCTGGAAAAATCAGGATGCTTTATTGCTGCAACGCCATGCCTCGCTCGCGATGGATTATCGGACAGTCAATCCGTATGCTTTTGAATTGCCGGTTTCGCCGCATATCGCCTGTGGTGATGTCGAGGTTGAAATTGAAGTTATCCTGCAAGCCTATCGAAGTCTGCATGCCGTTAGTGATAGTGTGTTGGTGGAAGGCGCCGGAGGCTGGCTGTCGCCGTTGAGCCGACAACTGGACAACGCCGGATTGGCGATGGCCTTGCGGCTGCCGGTGGTTTTGGTGGTCGGCATGCGCTTAGGCTGTATCAATCATGCCCGGTTAACTTATCAAGCCATCGTGGCTTCGGGACTGGTGTGTGCCGGCTGGGTGGCGGTTGGGATCGATCGGTATCTGTTGGAACTTCAAGCGAACGTAGTATTTTTGCAAGGCCATATCCGGGCGCCGTTGCTGGGTATATTGCCGTATTTGGAACAACCTGATTTTGATTTTCTGGCAACCCGTGTCAGTCTCTGA
- the bioB gene encoding biotin synthase BioB, producing MSVTPESIKVDASLRHDWRLAEIEALFALPFNDLLFKAQTVHRVYFDPNEIQVSSLLSIKTGSCSEDCGYCPQSARYDSDLNPEALMPVDAVLKAAQQAKQQGASRFCMGAAWRSPKDRDIERVVEMVQGVKALGMETCVTLGMLTDTQTLALKDGGLDYYNHNLDTSEDYYSEIITTRTYQDRLDTLERVREAGINVCCGGIVGMGESETDRAKLLLQLANMPKHPESVPINMLVQVEGTPLHGVESLDPLQFVRTIAVARILMPQSRVRLSAGRKDMSDEMQALCFLAGANSIFYGDKLLTTDNPMTNHDRQLFDRLGVRMGGSSYA from the coding sequence ATGTCAGTCACCCCGGAATCGATTAAGGTCGATGCATCGCTACGCCATGATTGGCGCTTGGCCGAAATTGAAGCGTTGTTTGCGTTGCCGTTCAACGATTTGCTGTTCAAGGCTCAAACCGTGCATCGGGTCTATTTCGATCCCAATGAAATACAAGTCAGCAGTTTATTGAGCATCAAGACCGGTTCTTGTTCGGAAGATTGCGGCTATTGCCCGCAGAGCGCCCGTTACGATTCGGATTTGAATCCAGAGGCCTTGATGCCGGTGGATGCGGTCTTAAAAGCCGCCCAGCAAGCCAAACAGCAGGGTGCGTCCCGCTTTTGCATGGGCGCGGCCTGGCGTAGTCCGAAGGATAGGGACATCGAACGCGTGGTGGAAATGGTGCAAGGCGTCAAGGCGCTGGGCATGGAAACCTGCGTGACTTTGGGGATGTTGACCGACACACAGACTCTGGCTCTGAAAGACGGTGGCCTGGATTATTACAACCATAATCTGGATACCTCCGAGGATTATTATTCGGAAATCATCACCACTCGGACTTACCAAGACCGATTGGATACTCTGGAGCGAGTGCGCGAGGCCGGCATCAATGTCTGCTGTGGCGGCATCGTCGGTATGGGCGAGTCTGAAACCGATAGGGCCAAGTTGCTGTTGCAACTGGCCAATATGCCCAAGCATCCGGAAAGCGTGCCTATTAATATGTTGGTACAAGTCGAGGGTACGCCGTTGCACGGTGTCGAGTCGTTGGACCCTTTGCAATTTGTCCGCACCATTGCCGTGGCCCGGATATTGATGCCGCAATCGCGGGTGCGCCTGTCGGCCGGCCGCAAGGATATGAGCGACGAGATGCAGGCCTTGTGCTTCCTGGCCGGCGCCAATTCGATTTTCTACGGCGACAAGCTACTGACCACCGACAATCCGATGACCAACCACGATCGGCAATTGTTCGATCGCTTGGGGGTGCGGATGGGCGGTTCCAGCTACGCCTGA
- the bioH gene encoding pimeloyl-ACP methyl ester esterase BioH translates to MTQIHTETYGQGPVLVMIHGWAMHSGVWREFARRLAGHCQVICVDLPGHGRSEAIAPYTLRQVSDALLKAIPVPKFTLLGWSLGATVAMDMADRYPERVKRLIVLAGNPHFVDKQDWPGVKADVLDGFAELLKGDVQQTLVRFLALQVNGLSHGKQLLQTLKLAMQECPPPRSEVLLAGLRILKTSDMREFMLSNRLPVSMIVGDKDMLIPPASGLLLRRLNPGIDLHLLESAGHAPFLSHAEQLISVIGPMV, encoded by the coding sequence GTGACCCAAATTCATACCGAAACTTATGGACAGGGTCCGGTTCTAGTGATGATACATGGCTGGGCCATGCATAGCGGCGTCTGGCGTGAGTTCGCCCGGCGGCTGGCGGGGCATTGTCAGGTGATTTGTGTCGATTTGCCGGGGCATGGCCGTAGCGAGGCGATTGCCCCGTATACCTTGCGCCAAGTCAGCGACGCCTTGCTGAAAGCCATTCCTGTGCCGAAATTTACTTTGTTGGGTTGGTCGTTGGGAGCGACGGTGGCAATGGATATGGCCGATCGCTATCCGGAACGGGTCAAACGTCTGATTGTGTTGGCCGGCAATCCGCATTTTGTCGATAAACAGGATTGGCCGGGAGTTAAGGCGGATGTTCTGGACGGTTTTGCCGAATTACTGAAGGGTGATGTGCAGCAGACTCTGGTTCGATTTTTGGCATTGCAAGTCAACGGCTTGTCGCATGGCAAACAGTTGCTGCAGACATTGAAGTTGGCGATGCAAGAATGTCCGCCACCGCGTTCGGAAGTGTTACTGGCCGGTCTGCGGATTTTGAAAACAAGCGATATGCGCGAGTTTATGTTGAGCAATCGTCTGCCGGTCAGCATGATTGTGGGCGACAAGGACATGCTTATACCGCCGGCCAGCGGGCTATTGTTGCGGCGACTGAATCCCGGCATCGATCTGCATCTGCTGGAGTCGGCCGGGCATGCGCCGTTTTTATCCCATGCGGAACAACTGATCTCGGTCATCGGCCCGATGGTATGA
- a CDS encoding DODA-type extradiol aromatic ring-opening family dioxygenase — translation MTSALDDRLSPVLFIPHGGGPLPLLGDTGHRNLIRFLQGITSDLGKPSAICVISAHWEEPVATITSGESPWLIYDYYGFPDQAYAIQYPVQGLPKLATRIFDLLKCNGIEARLDDRRGFDHGLFVPLKIMFRNAQIPCVQLSLVHGLDPETHIKIGKAISALRKDNILFLGSGFSFHNLNAFVTPNNHASDAKNQSFENWLIDSCTNPKLSPHERETRLIRWKEAPNAGYCHPREEHLLPLHVCFGLSNAAPARLVFDGEVLEKKTSAFLW, via the coding sequence ATGACATCGGCTTTAGATGATCGGCTGAGTCCGGTGTTGTTTATTCCGCATGGCGGCGGCCCTTTACCGCTGCTCGGCGACACCGGACATCGGAATCTGATCCGCTTTCTGCAAGGCATCACTTCCGACTTAGGCAAACCCTCGGCAATATGCGTGATCAGCGCCCATTGGGAAGAGCCTGTCGCCACCATTACCAGCGGCGAATCGCCTTGGTTGATTTACGACTATTACGGTTTTCCCGATCAGGCTTACGCTATTCAATATCCGGTGCAAGGCTTACCTAAACTTGCGACGAGAATTTTTGATCTACTGAAGTGCAACGGCATCGAAGCGCGCCTGGACGATCGCAGAGGCTTTGATCATGGCCTATTCGTGCCGTTAAAGATCATGTTCCGCAACGCCCAAATTCCTTGCGTGCAGTTATCACTGGTCCACGGCTTGGATCCCGAAACACATATCAAGATCGGCAAAGCGATTTCGGCGCTTCGCAAGGACAACATATTGTTCCTCGGCTCCGGATTTTCGTTTCATAACTTGAACGCATTTGTTACCCCCAACAATCATGCCTCCGATGCTAAAAATCAGTCATTTGAAAATTGGCTTATTGATAGCTGTACCAATCCGAAACTGTCGCCGCATGAACGAGAAACGCGACTGATCCGCTGGAAAGAGGCTCCTAATGCCGGCTATTGCCATCCCAGAGAGGAACATCTCTTGCCATTACATGTTTGCTTCGGACTGTCGAATGCCGCGCCCGCCCGACTAGTGTTTGATGGCGAAGTCCTGGAAAAAAAGACCAGCGCCTTTCTGTGGTAA
- a CDS encoding ComF family protein: MNNWLNIIQNKLLPPCCILCGQAGFAGLDLCKACFDDLPRNLDCCYRCGQPFDMAISAPQLCGRCLRKSPSFDETHAPFLYDDSLRYLITQLKFHRHYKHARLLGTLLARYLAETAELPECIIPVPLHRNRYRQRGFNQAIEIARHLSSQLSIPLLLNACIRDRDTAHQTELPAKQRLKNMRRAFSAAKPLAYQHVAIVDDVMTTGATIGALAIELKRQGVNRVDVWVCARA, from the coding sequence GTGAACAACTGGCTGAATATTATACAGAACAAATTGCTACCGCCATGCTGTATCTTGTGTGGACAGGCGGGATTTGCCGGTCTGGACTTATGTAAAGCCTGTTTTGACGATTTGCCTAGAAACCTTGATTGTTGCTACCGTTGCGGCCAACCTTTTGACATGGCGATCAGCGCGCCGCAGTTGTGCGGCCGTTGCCTAAGGAAAAGCCCCAGCTTCGATGAAACCCACGCGCCTTTTTTGTATGACGACAGCCTGCGCTATCTGATAACCCAACTTAAATTTCATCGGCACTATAAACATGCCCGCCTGCTGGGCACGCTGCTGGCCCGTTATCTGGCCGAAACCGCCGAACTGCCCGAATGCATCATCCCGGTACCGCTGCATCGCAACCGTTACCGGCAGCGCGGTTTCAATCAAGCCATAGAAATCGCTCGCCATCTGTCCAGCCAATTATCGATCCCGCTACTTTTAAATGCTTGCATCCGCGACCGGGATACCGCCCATCAAACCGAGTTACCGGCCAAACAACGCCTAAAAAACATGCGGCGAGCATTTTCGGCGGCCAAGCCCTTAGCGTATCAACACGTTGCCATTGTCGACGATGTAATGACCACCGGTGCCACTATCGGCGCATTGGCGATCGAACTGAAAAGACAAGGCGTTAACCGGGTGGATGTTTGGGTTTGCGCCAGGGCTTGA
- the ctaD gene encoding cytochrome c oxidase subunit I, whose translation MTAVVAEHDDHHDHHDHGPEKGVLRWIITTNHKDIGTMYLVFALAMFFVGGAMALIIRSELFEPGLQFVDPNFFNSMTTMHALVMVFGAVMPAFVGLANWMIPMMIGAPDMALPRMNNMSFWMLVAGVLLIASTLFMEGGAPASGWTLYPPLVLQTGKALPFAIFAVHLLGISSIMGAINIIATIFNMRAPAMTLMKMPLFVWTWLITAFLLIAIMPVFAGAVTMLLTDRFFGTSFFDAAGGGDPVLYQHIFWFFGHPEVYVMILPTFGVASTIIPVFARKPLFGYASMVYATGAIAFLSFIVWAHHMFTVGLPIAGELYFMYATMLIAIPTGVKVFNWTATMWKGSMTFETPMLFSIAFVVLFTMGGFTGLMMSVAPVDFQYHDTYFIVAHFHYTLVPASVFILMAAGYYWLPKWTGNMYNEKIGRLHFWLSAVSVNILFFPQHFLGLAGMPRRIPDYAIQFADWNMVSSIGAFIYGFSQLLFVYIVIDTIRGGTGEKVTDEVWEDASKHSLEWTVPSPAPYHTFATPPASIPTEHF comes from the coding sequence ATGACTGCTGTCGTAGCTGAACATGATGATCACCACGATCATCACGATCACGGCCCTGAAAAGGGTGTTTTAAGATGGATCATTACCACTAACCATAAAGACATCGGTACCATGTATCTGGTGTTCGCACTGGCGATGTTTTTTGTCGGTGGCGCCATGGCCTTGATCATTCGTTCCGAATTGTTCGAGCCGGGTTTGCAATTTGTCGATCCTAACTTCTTTAACTCGATGACCACCATGCATGCGCTGGTGATGGTGTTCGGGGCGGTGATGCCGGCATTCGTCGGCTTGGCCAACTGGATGATTCCGATGATGATCGGCGCTCCCGACATGGCCTTGCCGCGGATGAATAATATGAGTTTCTGGATGTTGGTAGCCGGCGTGCTACTGATCGCCAGCACTCTGTTTATGGAAGGCGGTGCACCAGCTTCCGGTTGGACGCTGTATCCGCCGTTGGTCCTGCAAACCGGGAAAGCCCTGCCCTTCGCTATTTTTGCGGTGCATTTGCTGGGTATTTCATCCATCATGGGCGCGATCAATATCATTGCGACGATTTTCAACATGCGCGCCCCCGCCATGACCTTGATGAAAATGCCGTTGTTCGTCTGGACCTGGTTGATTACTGCATTTCTGTTGATCGCGATCATGCCGGTATTTGCCGGTGCGGTGACCATGTTGTTGACCGACCGTTTCTTCGGAACCAGCTTTTTCGACGCGGCCGGCGGCGGCGACCCAGTGCTGTATCAGCATATTTTCTGGTTCTTCGGTCACCCTGAAGTGTATGTCATGATTCTGCCGACTTTCGGCGTGGCTTCAACCATTATTCCGGTGTTTGCCCGTAAACCCTTGTTCGGTTACGCCTCCATGGTGTATGCGACTGGCGCGATTGCCTTCCTGTCGTTCATCGTTTGGGCCCACCACATGTTTACCGTCGGCTTGCCGATTGCCGGCGAGTTGTACTTCATGTATGCCACCATGCTGATCGCGATTCCGACCGGCGTGAAAGTGTTCAACTGGACCGCGACCATGTGGAAAGGTTCGATGACTTTTGAAACACCGATGTTGTTTTCGATTGCTTTCGTGGTGCTGTTTACCATGGGCGGTTTCACCGGTTTGATGATGTCGGTGGCTCCGGTTGACTTTCAATATCACGATACCTACTTCATCGTTGCACACTTCCATTACACCTTGGTACCTGCTTCGGTATTCATTCTGATGGCTGCGGGTTATTACTGGTTGCCGAAATGGACCGGTAATATGTACAACGAAAAAATCGGTAGACTGCATTTTTGGTTGTCGGCGGTTTCGGTCAACATTTTGTTCTTCCCGCAACATTTTCTGGGACTGGCCGGTATGCCGCGCCGTATTCCGGATTATGCCATCCAGTTCGCCGATTGGAACATGGTCTCCAGTATTGGTGCGTTCATTTACGGTTTCAGCCAATTGCTGTTCGTCTATATCGTTATCGATACCATTAGAGGCGGTACCGGCGAGAAAGTAACCGACGAAGTATGGGAAGATGCCAGCAAACACAGTCTGGAATGGACCGTGCCTTCTCCGGCTCCATACCATACTTTTGCTACCCCACCTGCAAGCATTCCGACCGAGCATTTTTAA
- the bioF gene encoding 8-amino-7-oxononanoate synthase, protein MSNGFYDFSGQLQQLKQQNLYRSRRVVEGAQAVLLQVDGRRVVNFCSNDYLGLANHPGVVAAFQQAADRYGVGSGSAHLICGHSNAHHALEEELAEFTGRERALLFSTGYMANLGVISALIGRRDSVLEDRLNHASLLDGGLLSRAQFKRYRHGDSLDLQARLAECSAKTLIVSDGVFSMDGDLADLPRLADLAKQHQAGLMIDDAHGFGVLGKSGAGVVEHFGLSQHDVPILMGTLGKAFGTFGAFVAGSDDLIELLIQKARSYVFTTAMPAALAEATRVSLRLLQTESWRRDKLHSLIDRFRAGASQQGLELMNSFTAIQPILIGDSQTALAISSALLEQGFWLSAIRPPTVPAGTARLRVTLSAEHEIEQVDALLDALGKVMA, encoded by the coding sequence ATGAGTAACGGCTTTTACGATTTTTCCGGCCAACTGCAACAGCTCAAGCAACAAAACCTATATCGGAGCCGCCGCGTCGTCGAGGGGGCGCAAGCTGTGTTGTTGCAAGTCGACGGCCGGCGGGTTGTCAATTTTTGCAGCAATGATTATCTGGGTTTGGCCAACCACCCCGGCGTGGTGGCGGCGTTTCAACAGGCCGCCGATCGGTATGGCGTCGGTAGTGGTTCCGCGCATTTGATCTGCGGTCACAGCAATGCTCATCATGCCTTGGAAGAAGAATTGGCTGAGTTTACCGGACGGGAACGGGCCTTGCTGTTTTCCACCGGTTACATGGCTAACCTGGGCGTGATTTCGGCGTTAATCGGACGGCGCGATTCGGTGCTGGAAGATCGCTTGAATCATGCCTCGTTGCTCGATGGCGGTTTGTTGTCACGGGCCCAGTTTAAGCGCTACCGGCATGGCGATAGCCTGGATTTGCAAGCCAGACTAGCCGAATGTAGCGCTAAGACCTTGATCGTCAGCGATGGCGTGTTCAGCATGGACGGTGATTTGGCCGATTTGCCGAGGTTGGCTGATTTGGCTAAACAGCATCAGGCCGGATTGATGATAGACGATGCGCATGGCTTTGGCGTGCTTGGAAAATCTGGCGCTGGCGTAGTCGAACATTTCGGCTTGAGCCAACACGATGTGCCGATTCTGATGGGTACCTTGGGCAAGGCTTTCGGCACCTTTGGCGCTTTTGTGGCCGGTTCCGACGACTTGATAGAACTGTTGATCCAGAAAGCCCGAAGCTACGTTTTTACCACCGCCATGCCGGCGGCGCTTGCTGAAGCGACGCGGGTCAGTTTGCGCCTATTGCAAACCGAAAGCTGGCGCCGCGATAAATTGCACAGCCTGATTGACCGTTTCAGGGCCGGAGCTAGTCAGCAAGGTTTGGAATTGATGAATAGCTTCACGGCTATCCAGCCCATATTGATCGGTGACAGCCAAACAGCGCTAGCCATCAGTTCGGCATTATTGGAGCAAGGCTTTTGGTTGTCGGCGATTCGGCCGCCGACGGTTCCGGCTGGAACCGCCCGTTTGCGGGTGACGCTGTCGGCCGAGCATGAAATTGAGCAAGTCGATGCCTTACTGGATGCGCTGGGCAAGGTGATGGCGTGA